TGTCACAAAACTATAAGAGTATCTCACCAATATTGGAAATGGGGGTTGAAGGGATAGATCTGTTGTTTTTGGTAACTTTTGACCGACCATTTGGCCTTCCTCCTTTACCAGATACAGGAGTTCGGAAGCGACTGTTAGCCATATCACTGAAGCCAGGACTTGTTGTCCACTCATTAGACTCAGCTTCGTTTTTCTCACTCCCATTCTTCCTCTTCAAAGGCTGTTAAAGGCCAATTTGGAGCACTATGAATCAGCTCTTCAAAAAGACATTGAATCAAAGTAATTCGACTAGGATGATATGGTAAATCATGTCAACGATGAGAAAGGATATTTTCGATGATTCACTTTTGCATACATGATATATAACGGAAGAATTAACAATCCATACGATTCAACTGCAGGCTAGCACATTTTAccaattaaattttcaaaataatggAACTCCCCCATTTCATCAATAGAGTATCAATATTCTCGTTGTTTCAGCCATATTCACAGATCTAACCACCCCTAAGTTTACAATTCATCAAGCTATCTTCGTGATCAATTATTTAAAGAGCCCGCGAACAATAAAACTCAATTAATTGCTATATATACAGAAAGTAATAGCACAGTCGAAatccaaaaacaaaaaatttggcAACCAACatcacaaacaaaattaaaacgAAAAAATTAGCAACGGAAATGGAGGACCCACGGTAGACTTGACGACGACCGCATCCGGCAGCTGATCAGCCGCAGAGCCGGACGAGGCGGCGGCGCGCGCCGGTGTGGAGAAGTGGTGATAGTCATCAGGCGGAGCAAACGGCGGCTTCATAGACGCGAAGGGGAGGTGTCTCCTGATCGCAGTCGGCGGCGTCTGCTGCAGTGGGAAGATCCGCCCGTTCTCCGCGGCTGGGGCTGGAGGCGTCGCCGCCGCGTCACGGGTGGAAATTCCAGTCCCAGCCATTTTCTTCCAATCAAATGGAACAGATTAGCACGGTTGGACAGAATTTTGGAAGTGTTTTGGGAATTGGAGCGAAGAGGGAAAATGAGGGTTTTATGTTTGATATTTTTCTGGGAGAAAGTATTTGGTTAGGGGAAGCAGAAAACGAGGAAAGGGAGGGAATTTTTGGTTCGGATAGTGTGGAGGGAAGTGTAGAGAAAATGAAATTAATCATTCCCCACGGTTTTGCACTTTAGTCCGTTTATTacgaatttattatatatttgccCCTCTTTGACGTATCTTTGAACTTATATCTACATAATTTCCAAAAAGCGCAATTTACAAGTTAAAAGTCAGACAAAATTTGGCCTATGTTTTTTGTATTAAAATTGTACTCATCTCTCTCtctttatattttttgtttcttttttcacAAATGTGGATCgagtttttatatatattgtcttggcaaaaaatttatatgagacggtctcaagggtcgtattttgtgagacggatatcttatttgggtcatccatgaaaaaatattactttttagagtagatatcttgtgagacggtctcacgaatatttatctgtgagacgagtcaattctaccgattttcacaataaaaaataatactcttagcataaaagtgatactttttcatagataacccaaataagatatatgtctcacaaaatacaatccgtgagaccatctcatacaagtttttgcctacttttattttgaatatcagtAAGGTTGatatgtctcacagataaagattcgtgagaccgtctcacaaaagtccTACTCTATTGCCTTTGATCGATAGTCAATTGTCAATATTAATGTCGTATTTTTCCATGGATTTAAGTTATATGTGTTAATATAAATCCATGTGCTTTTAAATATTCAAATAGTTGATAGTACGTATCTTATATCACAGATAGGATCGGATAGTTATCTCATACAATTGGCTAATAAGATTGTttcatatgaatttttataaataatgaaattccatattattaatatattatccatataatatataatataatatattattatatatatatatatatgccaggCTAATTGCGATTATTAATCATCAGGACATGTTGACCCAAGATAAAaaaattcgtctcacaaaatacgacccgtgaaatcgtctcacacgaATTTTTGCCTAACGATAAATCGTACACAcattttgttgggatttgatCTCGTGTATACCACGCCAATATAATCAAATACACGTGTGAATCATTGGTTTGTTGAAGATTTGATAAATTCCAAATCGGGAGTGGTTAAAAATTCATCGAAGGAGTGTGTATTAACATTATAAACACATCACATAAAAGAATCATTAAATTATGGATCATTTTTCGAGTTTGAAAACGCTTATCTTGATATTCGTACATTTTTCATTTATTACGATTATAGAATTTGCGTCGCTTGCATATTCTCGTTTTTAAAATTCACTAAAATTGGCAAGGCTATCCTATGAAAATTGTGGTATCGCATGTTCTCCTTGTTTCTATTGTAAAATCTACACAAAATTATAGCTCGAATCATGAGTGTGAAAAATGTAATCATAATTTtgttaggcaaaaacttatgtgagacggtctcacgggtattatttgtgagacggatctcttatttgggtcacccataaaagagtattactttttatgctaagagtactattttttattctgaatatgggtattgttgacccgtctcacagattatgatccgtgaaacggtctcacatgagactcactctattaGTTATTCGATATCGAGCACCAGCTCACTAAACTAGTTCATGATAGAGATCAGATTCAAAATAAACCGCATAAGCTGATAATACAAAAGAGGACAAGTGAGATGGTCACATCTGtaagacatatattttatttgggtcgtctacgaaaaattattatttttaatgttaagagtattatttttttattgtgaatatcggtaggattgactcgtgtcacaaataaatattcgtgagatcatctcagAGATAAAAACCTACTCTATTTAGATTATGTATGtaaattcataaaattaaaaggGTAGTAAAATTATGAAATTACAGGTCTTCGACGGCAATATGAATATAGCTATAACTAAACTGaattacatgtttatttgacgAGAGAttctatatattttttatataaatgttGTGAGTAACTAATAAGTTTTCTCAAATAGATCTCTTCCTTTAGATTGAATCTGTCACCATCCATTCTTACAAAAGAAAGACGAGAAGTAgtgtttgaaaataaaaataaaaaactaaatTTAAAAATGGATAGTGTTTGATAAAtaagttattataataataatttttactaTAATCACTTTTGTAGAAACAGAATCAAAATcggattattattttttatttcaatcaaatTAAACATAAACTAACACATAATATGAGTTTAAGAACACTTCAAATCGACTCGATGATATTTATTTAAGTGACATTAGACACTTCTTTAATTTTGTGAAAACCGATTTTCTCAATTCGAAATGACCACTCGACACAACGGACGAAATTCAAGCACGCACACGTatacactatatatatatatatatatatatatatatatatatatatatatatatatatatatatatattaatttgtatATTTGACTATAAATATTATGAACTTATAACTATTTGTCGAAAATAGGTAAATACAAATTAATGGGATGGAACAAAATTCTAAATATCGTAATTAATTTGTAGAGGGGCCGTTGACCTGGTGTATTGTTGTTGTTTCCTGCCTATTAACTgaggacaaaaacttgtatgagactgtctcacgggtcgtatttgtgagacggatctcttatttgggtcactcatgaaaacgtattacttttttatactaagagtattactttttattgtgaatacgagtagggttgacccgtctcacagattaaaatccgtgagacggtctcacatgagatccactcATTAATGAGTGCTTAGACGATGTTAGGTTACTATTGGCTTAGTTGCAAATTTGACATGCAACTGCTCACATGGTTTACGCTTTCACGTCCTTTTCACTATAAATTTGCCAACTATATTTCAAGCATCCACATTACCAATAAAAGTCCTAATTTCACATGCTGTCAAAAAAAGTTAATTACTTTTAATTTTGGGTTATTTATCAagattcattattttaaatatatattagttTATAGAATTGATGGAAGGATTGAAATATTGTAACCTCGCATTTCTGTCATTTTAGATtaggtctcacgaatctttatctgtgtgacgggtcaaccatacgatatttacaataaaaagtaatacattttcatggatgacccaaaaaatatatatgtctcataaaatacgacccgtaagaccatctcaaacaaatttttgtCGTCATTTTAATGCCAAAAATATTTCCCTCACTTCTATCTATTACTATAATACACAATAAGTAGAAATATATTAGAAATGTCATAAATCGACATTGAAATATGAATAAGTTAGAATATGTTAAATATAAAACGATAAatgtaatatataataattattattttttgaaaaaaaatagagATAATATGCATTTACTTATACCTTTATTTATAAAGCAAGTTTTATGGTAATGGAAGTGATATTTAAATATctcataatatataaattaaaatatcaagTATAGTGTttcttttttgaaaaatctCACCGGCTTTCCAAACAAACTATACCCACAAAAATCTGATTTGGAAGCGATATTTCTTCGTGAAATAATAACTATAGtctataatttatatatttactcctattttttatttatttaaagatgagtttaattaatatataaattcaaaatttattatACCTAgtatttttataattcatttgatttatatttaaatgaggataaaaaatttaattgtaaGAATTTGtatgaattaaaaaaataaatagaaaagtAAGAGAAAAAAATTCGAGTAAGActtgaatatataatttgatgcatagaaaataaaaattatatctaTCGAGTTATTTGTAATTtagattaaaattttaatatttttattaatatatataacattAAAAATTAGTTATTTTGTTTCagatttaataatataatatatattaaatatacgCTGTACGTGGCTCCTACTGCTGTTACAACATTTCGCGAATCCTATAATGAAACTAAATATGGCAACcgtacaaaatatattaaaacaaaaatattatttattccGGAAGACATCAATTCTCCGTTTAATTGGTTGCGCTATATATTATTTAGCGATTAATAGCTAAACAAGAACACGGAGCAAAATGAGTGGCGGCGGCGGCAGACTGAGCATGGTGGGAATTGTGCTGATTATAATCTTCGCTGTCTCACTTGTGATGCTACTCACCCAGCTATTTTATGTCTTATGGCGGCGCCGCGTCTTCCACCGTCACGAGGGCGGAGGAGATCGCTTCTCACAGCATTCGTCGTCGGGATCATCCTTCTCCTCCAAAGAGCTTCTCTACTTCTTCTGTGTAAGGTCGCACCCCAACTCTGTACCTGCTCCAGATACAGCCGATGGCCTCGGTTCGAATCCGCGGCCGGAGATTGAGGTAATCGACGTTGACCTCTTGAAAATTCATGGCATGTTTGGACCGCCGAGATTTCTGTTCACCATCAAAGAAGAGGAGGGGGAACATACGGAATCACCTGCCGAGATTTCTCTTCGTTTCTCTGCGGAGGAGGTTAAGAAGGTCGATGATAGCAGTAGGAGCAGGGTGACCTTGCAGGAGTGTTTCGAGGAGGCGGATGAGCCTCCGGAGGTCGTGGCGGTGGAGATCGACGATCACTACTGGAGTGATGCTACGCCGTTTTCGACCCCCTATGATTCACCTATGTATTTCACTCCCTCCGCCTCACCAGTTTACGAGGTAGTCAACGGGCGGTCAACGGAGACCGCGGGGTCTACGGAAGTAAAACGGCGTCTCTTTGGAGATCAGTAGGGTAAGCGGCCATCGCTGGTGAGTGTCTTCtgcgttaatttttttttttgttttttactattttcttttgtttgtaattttttttttacaaagttttatttgtaattttgtaaatattttattagtcAAATGTTGCATGAAAGATTGATATAATTTTGGACTGATAAGTAACAGCTCATCCCCGTTTTAATTACAATAAGATACTAATCATCGTCGTTTTATTTATTGTATTATTCCAAATCTACGCAATGATGCGAGACATAATATCTTATATTTTAGATTATTAATagtcaaaaatttgtgtgagacggtctcacgagtcgtattctATGAGagtatttgggttatccatgaaaaaatattattttttatgctaagattaatactttttattgtgaatatcagtttgattgatccgtctcacagataaagattcgtgagaccgtctcacaagagacctactcttttaaATAATGTAATATCCATGGGTTTATATATAGTATAGTTGATAGCAATGCATTTATCTTAAATATTATACTATATTAGCTTGTGTATGTtcaatggttttttttttaaatatgaaatttaaaatttctggttttaatatgttttttagatttgtttaatattattcgtggaaaaaaaatagaaagacTGAAAAAGGAAATATTTGGATGTTCTAACATGTAACATCATGTCATGACACGATTTTGTCTTTATCAtaattcaaatatcatatatatatatatatatattacacatATATGTGCATATATGTCCAATTTTAAACGACTTTTGGTTGAACTTTTGGTTGAATAACTTGTCATGTAATAAGTAGAAAGTTAGCAACAACAAAGTAATATTGCAAACAAAATAATCTATATCACTTtgatttaaaaacaattaaaggGTCGAATGCAATCAAAAATAATGTTttcattataataattatttaaaaataagataaaaaaaatttgtgagacggtcgtcgtatttgtaagacgtatatcttatttggatcatcaatgaaaaattattactttttatgctaagagcatGAGATCCACTCATTTAATAAAGGATCTAGTTTACAAGATACAATAATTATGCTataattggaaataattaaagtccaattTCTAACTactttttattgaattattgTTACAATTGCTCACATTTTACTTGGCCATGTTCTTATCTTTTTAcctaccaatttttttttaagaagatattattttaattatatatatatatatatataaggaatCTTGGGTAGTTAATTTAGGTTATGCAATAAACTTCATTAAGAAAAGACATGGACGGccaatatattaattaattccaAAAGGCTAATTAGCTTTTAAATGAATGTGTGGATTCTACAGTGTACCTGCGGCAAACATTGCTGCAAAATCATCCtcaggttttttttttataaactatGAATTTCAGATATTAGGGAAAAAATGAGATGAAATTGACACAAAACCAGGGGCGGAGTCACCGTTGAGTTAAGATGGGCTACCGTCCAaccaatttttattttcttattttttttagatccatgctaaaaaatataaattaaaacatCCTCACAAatgacattctcgtctattGGTTGATTTATTATCAACCGTCCCGAAATTACGTGACTTCAAGGTAAAATTCGACAAATCTAAAATTATGTCCAATATCTAGTTGCAATTATTTGAGTTGCGGTAGTATTGATTTAAAGATGAAGACTCTTCCTTCCTTCTAACAAATCCACTGCTTCAGGGAGGTCCGAGCAAGATACGTGTCCGAAACCATGACTAGTACTGCATAATAGAAACAAACATCGGTTAGAAGCCGGCTACAAGCCTGTTTCCgaaaaacaaaccaaaatatcaaagaaacaaaCACGTCaactattttatttttggtttgcCCGAAGAGGAATTATTGAATTAACATGCACAAATCCTGGAAGACAAAATTagattgaaaaaaaattatacgaCATAGGAGTTCATGTGCTTACTCCGTCGTTACGTATACGCATCGAACACTCACTCCCTGATCCCGGAGTCAATGCCCCTTCACCGGACGACGAAAAGTTAACTCGCAAATTATCACAGTATACCCTCAGAGCCTCCTTTCTGTATACTATATCAGAAGATGTAAAATCTGCATTAAAAGCCATCCTCAAGCTAAAAACTACCAACCCATTTTTCTGATCCTGAGCAAGAGTTGGCAGCACTAGTCTTTGAAAGTCGTCTTCGCTCACAACCGGTTCTGCAGGTACACTCACGTTAAGTCCCATATTTTGCTTCTTCTGCACCAGAAAAGGCTGCAATATAGAAATCCCCATCATAGCCTGCCTGTAGAAAATCGATGATCTGATGTGATCGAAATGGATTTCAAGTTTTTCGTTAGCATTAGAAACCACGACACTGGCATCCCATTTCCCTGTTAAGACAGTATTTGTGGCACTGAAGTTTGAAACATTGAGAGACGAGACCTCGAATTGGGGAATGTAGGTACCGAAAAGGTACCACATGACTAGGCTCATCATGCACATTCCAGCAACGAGTACAAGCATCAAGATTAGCATAACACGGCCAAATGAAACATTTTTATTGTCCTCAGGCATCATAGGCAAATATGGTTGTTGATAATAATACCCGTTAAATGATGCTGACTGCGAACTTTGTGCTGCGTAATTGGGACATCTCCCTTGTTTGTGAAAAGACGATGATGAAGGGGAGGTCTGAGGCTGGAATGGAACGGGATATTCAGGGTGCAATTGTGGGTAAGGTGAATGTGAGAGATGGTATCTGTCCATGGAAGGGTATCCGAGTGCCTTTTTCTGTTTCGGGTCTAACGATGTTGAAGTTGTCGAGGTAGCCATTTTTGAGATTCTTCTCCCTGTAATTTTCCGACCAAAGTAGGGACGGAAAGGGGACAGGCAGAAGAATCTTGGTGTGAGATGGGATCAAGAGGATTAATGGATTTCAAGATTTGGAATGATATAATATATCTGGTGATGGTATAAAATATGTTGGTTCAAGTGTGTGTGCTGGGAAGATAAAAGGTGGTAATGAAACGATATGGTCAACGGAATAACTGGTGTGGGAGGATTGAGAGTCAGCTGTTTGTAAATGGCTTGGCCTGGTTTTTAGGGTGAGTCAAACTTGAGATGGAACCATTAATTTGAACCACCCTTGCAGATATATTCATACGACcattgaagaaaacaaaattaTCCAATAGCTTATTAAGTAACACGTGTGTTAAATAATTTGGATTTtatcgtaaaaatatctttcatTCTTTGACGTGAAATAAGATATGAAAACTTCAAACAGGAAGATTTAGACTACAGATTTTAATCTGTTGTCCTAAAATTATAAAGGAGGATAGGAAGATTATTGGGTTGAATGAAATACAATTAATATTTAAAGGTCTATTTAAGAAAACAAAAGAGATTATACGTATGATCTTTTATTTATACGAGAGAAATTGGAGCAGTAAATGTTACAAGATTGAACTAGCTAGGTACTTATTATCTATATGATCCATCAGTTTGACACTGAATAACATCTAAAGCTAGGAGGATGAGTAGTGTCTATCGCCTCGGTTCGTTCCAGGTCTTCCCTTCAAAAAACTCAGCCAGCATTCTTTCGAGATCTTCTGGACTGTATCTGATGTACTTCTGTGGATTCTTTCCACCCTCGATTAAAGGTCTGAGAAAAGAAAATTTCCAAAAGATTGTTATTCTATACGCATAATTAAAAAGACAATTCCAAATCCTTTTTCTAAATAAGTTGCAAAATAAGATTTGTGGTGGATGATGATGAAAATATCGTACCCAAAACGTTTAATGAAGGATCTATATGCAGGAAGTAGGACCTCAGCAACTGCGAGCCGCAAAGACTCACGTAATTCACTGTCTGGTACTGTCCATTGAGACTGTCTTTGATGAAGCTCCTCAAAGAGCATGTTGAAGTTTTTGAATCTGTCTTTCACCGTTGCACGGGAAACACCGCTCGTGCTACCACCTTCTCCAAAGGAACCACTCCCACCAGTCTGCAATCCCTGAATGGAGAGGCACTGTAGAATCTGCAGGTATCGATTTCTAGATATCAGAAAATGCTACAAGTCAAATATAAGTGATTTTACAGAATATATTGCCTAGCTAGTTAAAATAATCAAGATGGTGCTGAGAGTATTAAAAGAAATATATGAATTAAACAAGGGCAGAGTTACACTCATGGACAATTAGCATTTGAGTGCATCAACATTATTGTATTGGACTCTGTAAGTACGTACTAACAGCTTCCGTAAAAACTTTCGCAAGGAATACAAAACCTTAGACCAAGAGATCCTCTTGTACTGATTTGCATGCTGCTGCACAATTCTTCTATTTATTTGCACCCAGTCATCACCTAACAGATCTTTCGCTTCTGACCTGAGACAAAATTTCATGAAGGATGGATTATTTTCTATGAAAGTCTGAATGTTTGGATCATGTGGGAACTAACCCATACCTGCGCACAGATCTTACAATATAGTGAATATTGTTCATCAGAAATAACTGAGTTAGAGATGAATCTTTATAAAGTTTGGATTTGCCATCAAGGTTACTTTGAAGAGCCTGCATTATACGTGTTGTTATAGAAGCCAATTGCTCTTCCACATCACCATCACCAAACTCTCCGAAGAGTTGCTTTAGAGTTGATTGATAGCTGAGAACAAGAAATACAAGTGATGGAGCGGTTTGGGCTTTTAAGACTTGGGTACTGGATTTGAGCTATGTGCAGGCGTGggaatttttaataatatatagtcCGTTGAATGTACGTTGTTGGCTAAAGTAAAGACATCATATTGTGTActgacataaaaaaaaaatcgtctATAAAAACTTACTCAAACAGAAACTTCACATAGTTAATTACATAGCTGGTCAGAGGATGGACTGTTCCATCTAGAACAGCAGTTTTTGTGGCATCTTTTTCAACTGCTTCCTCAAAATCGCTGAAGGTTTCCCGTGCCGTCTGAGCCAGACGTTTTGTCAATACTACGGCAGCTTCTCGCGTTTCACCACAATATTTACTCTTGAATATGGTATCCATCTGTCAACAACAAAAACCCCAATCCACGTCACACAATAGAAAACAAAGAATATATATAGATCTAATCTCCTTCCATATTGTGAaaataaatattgaaatttatTGCAGAGACTGCTTTTAGTAGACAGCATTGTCCTGACAGACTAGACAAAAGACAAAGCATCAGTGCTCAACAATAGTTTTGAATAGAAAATCACCAAGTAAGACATGATAGTTAGAGTAGATGCTAcctgtgggggcagtgccctcacaggatctcagccattgattttacatggtgattaaatctgggcctttgatcatttcatggGGTGTATATGTGTTTAAATCTGGGCTTTTGATCACCTCATGGGGGCAGTGCCTCACAAGGTAGGGTGAAATAAACCGACATGATACGAAAATCCCCAAGCAAGAGTACTGTTCAGAACCAATAAGAGTAAGATtgagaaaatgcaattgaactCCGGTCAGAAGGATAAGTTGCAAAGAAGTTGAAAAGAATTCAACTTAATGTGGTTCACATGTAACGTAAAAGAGGTGCTCCAAATACATAGCAAACGGGGAACTgtaagataaataaataaagaaacgtAATGGCTTAATCTAATCCATTACCCCATCATTCGTAGTCTCAAAGATCATTTCAGTTCAAAGTTTTAAATGCTAGCAGATTAGAGCAGTAATATAGCAAAGAGACTGAACCTGCAAGCAGTGAATTTCACAGATTTACACGGGGCAAAACTTTATAATGATTTTTAGGAAAATAacatataaaatttgaaatattttaaacccGCCCCCATCGTCATATACTGAGTCAGGGAGTTGATTCATAGATTTATGCGGACAAAACTTGCATGTTTAGGAAAATAACAAgtgaaaaattgatttttttcctAGGGGTAAACCCTCTCCCATCACCACATGCTGAGTGTCCTCACATGCAGTAAGGCCGCTTTCCAAAgggaaataaataaataatggaaATAAAATTCATCAGAATAACAAGAAGTAGTTCAACACATAATTGATATTCTTTTTAATTAAGAAAAGCAAGACAGCATCAAGCCAAAAACAGCTGATACCCTCCTCAGTCCTACCTCTGACTGAAGTTCTCGCATTATCTCATACATGTCTAGGAGGACAAACAATTTTTCAGGCGATCGTTTGCTCTTCGCTATAGCTTCTCCAAAACTAAGGAGCACTGTTACACTGTTAGCTGTAACTTCCGAAAAGCACTGATCTCTAAGAGTAGCGTGACCCTCAAATATCTCATCACATATTTTCTTTTCACCAGCAAACAAAACTTTGACctgttttaaaaaaagaaacaacTCATTTGTGAAATGTGAAATTAGCATATAAAAGGCAAAGCATTTGTGTATAAATTCTTACAACAACTCGCATAAAATTAATCCAGCTTCCAATCTTTGCCTCCAGAACTTCCCACTGCATCTTCTGTACATCCTCTTTACTCAATCTTTCCACGCCCAGTTTTCTGAGGGTCAGTTCTATAGCTGAAGCTCGAGCTTCCCTAAACAGAATGATCATGACAACAATTAGATCAAGGTACATCTGAGCTTGCGCGCACACACAGAGGGATTGGGAATGAGATATATCAAATATACGCATACTATATCAAAGACATATTGCTCATAAACACAACATTTACACTAGCATACACATTCACTTCACTAGATGATTCAATGAGAGTTATTT
This Primulina eburnea isolate SZY01 chromosome 2, ASM2296580v1, whole genome shotgun sequence DNA region includes the following protein-coding sequences:
- the LOC140823976 gene encoding uncharacterized protein encodes the protein MSGGGGRLSMVGIVLIIIFAVSLVMLLTQLFYVLWRRRVFHRHEGGGDRFSQHSSSGSSFSSKELLYFFCVRSHPNSVPAPDTADGLGSNPRPEIEVIDVDLLKIHGMFGPPRFLFTIKEEEGEHTESPAEISLRFSAEEVKKVDDSSRSRVTLQECFEEADEPPEVVAVEIDDHYWSDATPFSTPYDSPMYFTPSASPVYEVVNGRSTETAGSTEVKRRLFGDQ
- the LOC140824438 gene encoding NDR1/HIN1-like protein 10 encodes the protein MATSTTSTSLDPKQKKALGYPSMDRYHLSHSPYPQLHPEYPVPFQPQTSPSSSSFHKQGRCPNYAAQSSQSASFNGYYYQQPYLPMMPEDNKNVSFGRVMLILMLVLVAGMCMMSLVMWYLFGTYIPQFEVSSLNVSNFSATNTVLTGKWDASVVVSNANEKLEIHFDHIRSSIFYRQAMMGISILQPFLVQKKQNMGLNVSVPAEPVVSEDDFQRLVLPTLAQDQKNGLVVFSLRMAFNADFTSSDIVYRKEALRVYCDNLRVNFSSSGEGALTPGSGSECSMRIRNDGY
- the LOC140824440 gene encoding exocyst complex component EXO70A1-like, with translation MIHKSVRKPEKMATRDAEIETLSERAAQMRESMEKTQAITDNMVTILGSFDHRLSALETAMRPTQLRTHSIRRAHENIDKTLKAAEIILSQFDLSRKAEAKILRGPHEDLESYLEAVDQLRSITRFFSSNKNLKSSIGVINQANTLLGKAIFKLEEEFRQLLTSYSKPVESDRLTDCLPNSTKPSSTAHGHDDSAGLKSSPEHLNKSLETVIRPPPALIPPRIIPLLRDIAQQMIQAGHQQQLLNIYREARASAIELTLRKLGVERLSKEDVQKMQWEVLEAKIGSWINFMRVVVKVLFAGEKKICDEIFEGHATLRDQCFSEVTANSVTVLLSFGEAIAKSKRSPEKLFVLLDMYEIMRELQSEMDTIFKSKYCGETREAAVVLTKRLAQTARETFSDFEEAVEKDATKTAVLDGTVHPLTSYVINYVKFLFDYQSTLKQLFGEFGDGDVEEQLASITTRIMQALQSNLDGKSKLYKDSSLTQLFLMNNIHYIVRSVRRSEAKDLLGDDWVQINRRIVQQHANQYKRISWSKILQCLSIQGLQTGGSGSFGEGGSTSGVSRATVKDRFKNFNMLFEELHQRQSQWTVPDSELRESLRLAVAEVLLPAYRSFIKRFGPLIEGGKNPQKYIRYSPEDLERMLAEFFEGKTWNEPRR